In Mycolicibacterium mucogenicum DSM 44124, the following are encoded in one genomic region:
- a CDS encoding oxygenase MpaB family protein, with product MTSDSVPVAAGCPVTSGGYDAVPLGPDSLTWKYFGQWTGLFQGTWAGSMQNMHPQLGAAVEEHSIFFMERIPRLLRSIYPIGGVVFDGYRAPQTGAEVRDYHIGIKGVDKQGRRYSALNPDVFYWAHSTFFKSTLLAAEKFGGGISEADKRQLFDEHVAWYRMYGMSMRPVPKSWEDFEVYWDHMCRNVLENNYAAREVMDLSTMPKHPSLQWIPDWLWAQNLKVMQRFLTFMTVALYDPPVRELMGYTWSPRQQWVHDRLCQVITLVSKYGPKRRLMHPRKRSAIDRATGRLPIDSPLVETPARNLPPVEYRGQPQFYCPKVD from the coding sequence ATGACCAGCGACTCCGTGCCCGTGGCGGCCGGCTGCCCGGTCACTTCCGGTGGCTATGACGCGGTGCCGCTGGGGCCCGACTCGCTGACGTGGAAGTACTTCGGCCAATGGACCGGGCTGTTCCAGGGCACCTGGGCGGGCTCGATGCAGAACATGCATCCGCAGCTCGGGGCGGCGGTCGAGGAGCACTCGATCTTCTTCATGGAGCGGATTCCGCGGCTTCTCCGGTCGATCTACCCGATCGGCGGCGTGGTGTTCGACGGTTACCGTGCACCGCAGACCGGCGCCGAGGTGCGGGACTATCACATCGGGATCAAGGGCGTCGACAAGCAGGGACGCCGCTACAGCGCGCTGAACCCCGACGTCTTCTATTGGGCCCACTCGACGTTCTTCAAATCCACCCTGCTGGCCGCCGAGAAATTCGGCGGCGGCATATCCGAGGCCGACAAGCGTCAACTGTTCGACGAGCACGTCGCCTGGTACCGCATGTACGGCATGAGCATGCGGCCCGTGCCGAAGAGCTGGGAGGACTTCGAGGTCTACTGGGATCACATGTGCCGCAACGTGCTGGAGAACAACTATGCGGCGCGCGAGGTCATGGATTTGTCGACCATGCCCAAACATCCTTCGCTGCAATGGATTCCGGACTGGCTGTGGGCCCAGAACCTCAAGGTGATGCAGCGCTTCCTGACCTTCATGACGGTGGCGCTCTACGACCCGCCGGTGCGCGAACTGATGGGCTACACGTGGTCGCCCCGGCAACAGTGGGTGCACGACCGGCTGTGCCAGGTCATCACGCTGGTCTCGAAATACGGCCCGAAGCGCAGGCTGATGCATCCGCGCAAGCGATCGGCGATCGACCGGGCGACCGGCCGGCTGCCCATCGATTCGCCGCTGGTGGAGACGCCCGCACGCAACCTGCCGCCCGTCGAGTACCGGGGTCAGCCTCAGTTCTACTGCCCAAAGGTGGACTGA
- a CDS encoding cation transporter — MTLTEVRRGQLARRIRWLVAATISYNVIEAVVALSEGARVSSAALVGFGLDSVIEVSSAAAVAWQFAGADAEAREKTALRIIAFSFFALAAYVTVDAVRALLGFGEAQHSTIGIVLAVASLIVMPVLSYAQRRAGRELGSRSAVADSKQTLLCTYLSAVLLIGLLVNSILGWSWVDPIAALVIAAIAVKEGVNAWQGDVCCASAVRESAATSDGCGCCN, encoded by the coding sequence ATGACGCTCACCGAGGTCCGCCGCGGGCAGCTGGCGCGACGCATCAGGTGGCTGGTCGCGGCGACCATCTCCTACAACGTCATCGAAGCCGTCGTGGCGCTGTCGGAAGGGGCGCGGGTGTCGTCGGCGGCGTTGGTCGGCTTCGGCCTCGACTCGGTGATCGAGGTGTCATCGGCCGCCGCCGTCGCCTGGCAATTCGCGGGCGCCGACGCGGAAGCGCGCGAGAAGACCGCACTGCGAATCATCGCGTTCTCGTTCTTCGCGCTGGCCGCGTACGTCACCGTAGATGCGGTCCGTGCCCTGCTGGGCTTCGGCGAAGCCCAGCACTCGACCATCGGCATCGTGCTCGCGGTGGCGAGCCTGATCGTCATGCCGGTGCTCTCGTACGCACAACGGCGGGCCGGCCGGGAGCTCGGATCACGGTCGGCCGTGGCCGATTCCAAGCAGACGCTGCTGTGTACCTATCTGTCGGCCGTGCTGTTGATCGGCCTTCTGGTGAACAGCATCCTCGGCTGGTCCTGGGTCGACCCGATCGCGGCGTTGGTGATCGCTGCGATCGCGGTGAAGGAAGGTGTCAACGCGTGGCAGGGCGATGTCTGCTGTGCATCGGCCGTCCGCGAGTCCGCCGCGACATCCGATGGGTGCGGCTGCTGCAACTGA
- a CDS encoding ArsR/SmtB family transcription factor, giving the protein MTTAQHTDALSRFGHALSDSTRARILLSLNRTPGYPSELADQLGVSRQILSNHLTCLRGCGLVVAVPEGRRMRYELADGRIGRALDDLMGLVLAVDPDCVCVGADGEPCGCS; this is encoded by the coding sequence GTGACCACGGCTCAGCACACCGACGCGTTGTCTCGGTTCGGGCATGCCCTGTCGGATTCCACGCGAGCGCGAATCCTGTTGAGCCTGAACCGGACTCCCGGCTATCCGTCGGAGCTCGCCGACCAGCTCGGCGTCTCCCGGCAGATCCTCTCCAACCACCTGACGTGCCTGCGGGGATGCGGCCTGGTGGTGGCCGTGCCGGAGGGCCGTCGGATGCGATACGAACTGGCGGACGGCCGCATCGGCCGGGCGCTGGACGACCTCATGGGGCTGGTCCTCGCGGTGGATCCCGACTGCGTGTGCGTCGGTGCCGACGGCGAGCCGTGCGGGTGCAGCTGA
- a CDS encoding serine/threonine-protein kinase has translation MPVQGVLADRYQLRGTLGHGGMAEVRDAWDTQLQRPVAVKLLYAQFSNQPDFRHRFQVEARAAAGLNHPHVVAVHDYGEQDGTPFIVMERLPGRTLADVIAAGPLPQHVVRAVLDGVLSALAAAHAAGILHRDIKPGNILLADSGAAKIADFGIAKSADSNHTVAGQVVGTMGYLSAERLSGRPATVADDLYAVGVVGYEALTGRRPFPQDNLVDLARAVTEGHPVPLRALRPDVDPALAVVVERAMARDPRVRFGGADEMRAALHGAVPAGRPPTLVLGQPLPDPTTSLLPVAAPRRRSRLLLWGAAAIVVLVTVIAVIVDAASRPSTPTPVGTTTPEPTPTSTSAPPPTSTPTPIDDRPTPNGPGNGHGKGPKNKHRD, from the coding sequence ATGCCAGTCCAGGGCGTCCTCGCCGACCGCTACCAATTGCGGGGCACGCTGGGCCACGGCGGCATGGCAGAGGTCCGCGACGCGTGGGACACCCAGCTGCAGCGGCCGGTGGCCGTCAAACTGCTCTACGCGCAGTTCAGTAATCAGCCGGATTTCCGGCACCGGTTCCAGGTCGAGGCCCGCGCCGCGGCCGGGCTGAACCATCCGCACGTCGTCGCGGTGCATGACTACGGCGAGCAGGACGGCACACCGTTCATCGTCATGGAACGGCTGCCGGGGCGGACGTTGGCCGACGTGATCGCCGCGGGTCCGCTGCCCCAACACGTGGTCCGAGCCGTCCTCGACGGCGTGCTCTCGGCGCTGGCCGCGGCCCATGCGGCGGGCATCCTGCACCGTGACATCAAGCCCGGGAACATCCTGCTGGCGGACTCGGGGGCGGCGAAGATCGCGGACTTCGGCATCGCCAAGAGCGCCGACTCGAACCACACCGTGGCCGGCCAGGTGGTCGGCACGATGGGTTATCTCAGCGCCGAGCGACTGTCGGGACGGCCTGCGACGGTGGCCGACGACCTCTACGCCGTCGGCGTCGTCGGGTACGAGGCACTCACCGGCCGACGCCCTTTTCCGCAGGACAACCTCGTCGACCTCGCGCGGGCCGTCACCGAGGGGCATCCGGTGCCGCTACGTGCGTTGCGTCCCGATGTCGACCCGGCGCTGGCGGTGGTGGTCGAACGGGCGATGGCCCGTGACCCGCGGGTGCGCTTCGGCGGTGCCGACGAGATGCGTGCGGCGCTGCACGGTGCTGTGCCGGCCGGTCGTCCCCCGACGCTGGTGCTGGGGCAGCCGCTGCCGGACCCGACGACGTCGCTGCTGCCGGTCGCCGCGCCGCGCCGCCGCTCGCGACTCCTGCTGTGGGGTGCGGCCGCCATCGTGGTGCTGGTGACGGTCATCGCGGTGATCGTCGACGCCGCATCACGGCCGTCGACGCCGACTCCGGTCGGGACGACCACACCGGAGCCGACCCCGACGTCCACGTCGGCCCCGCCGCCGACCTCGACCCCGACGCCCATCGACGACCGTCCCACACCTAACGGTCCGGGCAACGGGCACGGCAAAGGTCCGAAGAACAAGCACCGCGACTGA
- a CDS encoding group I truncated hemoglobin: protein MTSIYEQIGGVEALEQVVADFYERVLADPELAGFFAGADMPRLKGRQVEFFAAALGGPEPYTGASMRDIHRGRRISRQHFNLVAAYLSESLAAAGVPARTVQRIMAAIAPLADDIVTAMSA, encoded by the coding sequence ATGACGAGCATCTACGAACAGATCGGAGGAGTCGAGGCGCTCGAACAGGTGGTGGCGGACTTCTACGAGCGCGTGCTGGCCGACCCCGAACTCGCCGGCTTTTTCGCCGGCGCCGACATGCCACGACTCAAGGGCCGGCAGGTGGAGTTCTTCGCCGCGGCACTGGGTGGGCCGGAGCCCTACACGGGCGCATCCATGCGGGACATCCACCGCGGTCGGAGGATTTCCCGGCAGCACTTCAATCTGGTGGCCGCGTATCTGAGTGAAAGCCTGGCTGCGGCAGGCGTTCCGGCGCGGACCGTGCAGCGGATCATGGCAGCGATCGCGCCACTGGCCGACGATATCGTCACGGCAATGAGCGCCTGA
- a CDS encoding putative quinol monooxygenase, producing MNTLSSPGEPFVVEYIRYRIPPERAEDFVAAYRAAAVPLRESAHCLGYELTRCVEEADRWILRIHWTSVADHLEKFRRSTHFRDFFSHIAPFVDQIDEMQHYDVALAG from the coding sequence ATGAATACTCTGAGCTCGCCCGGCGAGCCGTTCGTCGTCGAATACATCCGCTACCGGATTCCACCCGAACGCGCCGAAGACTTCGTCGCGGCGTACCGAGCCGCCGCGGTTCCACTGCGCGAGAGCGCGCACTGCCTGGGCTACGAATTGACCCGCTGCGTCGAGGAAGCGGACCGCTGGATTCTGCGGATCCACTGGACCTCGGTCGCCGATCACCTCGAAAAGTTCCGCCGCAGTACGCACTTCCGCGACTTCTTTTCGCACATCGCCCCGTTCGTCGACCAGATCGACGAGATGCAGCACTACGACGTGGCACTGGCGGGCTGA
- a CDS encoding NADPH-dependent F420 reductase produces the protein MRIAIIGAGNVGSTLGRAWQRLGHEITYGVRNPDDARYASLRAAVTDNATAATGADVVALCTPWQGTQAAVSACGDLTGKVLIDCTNPLTPDVTALELGHTTSGAEQVAAWAPGARVCKAMNQIGAPMMDSPALPSSPVMFVCGDDADAKAIAAQLVRELRFETLDAGDLTAARLLEPLALLWIHMALRRGLGTGWALGVLRPAS, from the coding sequence ATGCGGATCGCGATCATCGGCGCCGGCAATGTCGGCAGCACCCTGGGACGGGCATGGCAGCGTCTCGGCCACGAAATCACCTACGGGGTAAGGAATCCCGACGACGCCAGGTATGCGAGCCTCCGCGCAGCGGTGACCGACAACGCGACGGCCGCAACCGGGGCCGACGTCGTCGCGCTGTGCACGCCATGGCAAGGGACGCAGGCGGCGGTGTCCGCGTGCGGTGACCTGACGGGAAAGGTGTTGATCGACTGCACCAATCCACTGACGCCCGACGTCACCGCGCTCGAGTTGGGCCACACCACATCCGGCGCCGAACAGGTCGCCGCCTGGGCTCCCGGTGCGCGGGTGTGCAAGGCCATGAACCAGATCGGCGCGCCCATGATGGACTCGCCGGCTCTGCCGTCGTCACCCGTCATGTTCGTCTGCGGCGACGACGCCGATGCGAAAGCTATTGCGGCACAGCTGGTTCGCGAGCTGAGATTCGAGACCCTCGACGCCGGCGACCTCACCGCCGCCCGGCTGCTCGAGCCGCTGGCGCTGTTGTGGATCCACATGGCGCTGCGCCGCGGCCTCGGCACCGGCTGGGCGCTGGGGGTGCTGCGCCCGGCAAGCTGA
- a CDS encoding MarR family transcriptional regulator gives MGEASRSYGIPEHEATWDSVDHLLADWARERPDLDFSPLAVVYRMGQVRRLLEQRMAEVFARHGLTAADFLVIVTLRRAGEPYRMPQARLMNALGLTSGTVSLRLDRLVKAGSVTREPDPDDRRGSIIRLSESGLRLFDAVAPEHLANEDRLLSALTAGQRTELAGLLRHLLVSLESPRAKPDAYLGMSLESAHVARSLRTAVGLSDTAGLLVSTVEPGSPAAVAELQRGDLITEIGGVPVRNHGTLATALAELDEGQAVELVVLRGDEPRRMTVRRPAG, from the coding sequence GTGGGTGAAGCGAGCCGGTCCTATGGCATCCCGGAACACGAGGCGACCTGGGACAGCGTCGACCACCTGCTCGCCGACTGGGCCCGGGAGCGTCCGGACCTGGATTTCAGTCCGCTCGCTGTCGTGTACCGGATGGGGCAGGTGCGCCGGTTGCTCGAGCAGCGGATGGCTGAGGTGTTCGCCCGGCACGGCCTCACCGCCGCCGACTTCCTGGTGATCGTCACGCTGCGTCGCGCCGGCGAGCCATATCGAATGCCGCAGGCGCGGTTGATGAACGCGCTGGGGCTCACCTCCGGCACGGTGAGTCTGCGGCTCGACCGGTTGGTGAAAGCCGGCAGCGTGACACGCGAACCCGACCCGGATGACCGGCGCGGCAGCATCATTCGGCTCAGCGAGTCCGGCTTACGGCTCTTCGACGCGGTGGCGCCCGAGCATCTGGCCAACGAAGACCGGCTGCTGTCGGCACTGACGGCCGGCCAACGCACCGAACTGGCCGGGCTGCTCCGTCATCTCCTGGTCTCGCTGGAATCGCCACGAGCGAAGCCGGACGCGTACCTGGGGATGTCGCTCGAATCGGCCCATGTCGCGCGGAGCCTGCGTACCGCAGTCGGGCTGAGTGACACCGCGGGGCTGCTGGTGTCGACGGTCGAGCCGGGCAGTCCCGCCGCCGTCGCCGAGCTTCAGCGCGGCGATCTCATCACCGAGATCGGGGGAGTGCCGGTGCGCAACCACGGCACCCTGGCGACGGCGCTGGCCGAACTGGACGAGGGGCAGGCTGTGGAGCTCGTGGTGCTGCGCGGCGACGAGCCGCGCCGCATGACCGTGCGCCGGCCGGCAGGATAA